Genomic segment of Cyprinus carpio isolate SPL01 chromosome A13, ASM1834038v1, whole genome shotgun sequence:
AAAGCCATGGTCATTTTGGTACTTTGTTGTATGTGACATGTATAATGTAAAGTGTATAGGAGTATGGTCTATTTTGAGTAATAATGTTAGTTACAACTTAGGATGCCTCTCCTCACCCACCCACTCACCTACCCAGCAGGCGGCATCAGCTATCACGAGGAGATGCTCCATATAGAGCGTTTGCACCTACATCACGGTTTGGTCAGTTACCAAGTATGTACAAAGATGTTTCTTTTGAAAAAGTACCACTCCAGTAacaacttttgtatttttttatttttttatcttgagAATGTGGGTATGTTCAATCAGCCAGTTCTGAAGTGATGGTTACTGCCACCTTCAATGGCACAACTCTCAACGGCTCAGTATTCCTGCCCTGGTCACTCACACATGGAGAGAAGAAAGGAATGAGCTTTTTGGTGGGCAGACGTGAGAAGGTGTAGATATGCGTCATGTCAAGTGGGTCGTAAAAGGAGATTTCCTTATTATTGTTGTTCAAGCAGACACGGATCCTATGTGGTTTTCTTTTCACGTAGAGTGTAGTCCAGGGTTTTGTACTGGCACTGTATTGGCCACCCTCTCTTAAAGCCAGAGCCCAAAATCCACATTCGGAGTTGACGTTCAGAATGCCCTGATGGCTCACAGACTCCATCACAACACCCAAGTCCCATTTAGTCTTATTCCCCACCTCCACCTCCCAGCAGTACACTCCTGCGCCGAGAGTTTCGTTACCCAGAACGCAAACACAGAGGTCAAAGCGCTCTGGGTTATCTGGGATGTCTGACTGCAACTCTCCGTAATGCACGCTGGTCAAGTCCTCAGACAGTTTTAGCCATTTAGCTGCAGTGTTTGGATCCATTATTATGGGACCTGAAATGTGCAACAGTTTAAGTCCATGTAGGCAGGTTTGAAAATGCTCTTTTTCTCACAGACTTCAATGAATCTAAGAGTATGTTTACACTTGTGCAGTTCTGTTCTCTTGGTTCTTTTGGTTTGGaccaaaaataaatgatacatttagtcCGGTTCGGCTAGTCCTTTTTAACACAGAatctaaatacaaataacaaaagcatATAGATACAGTCATAACTCATAATATGCCTGGACAGCTTGAATGAGGTTTGCTTGAGCATTCTGTCTTTTTGTGACATCATGTcctgtttttggttcatttagaTTGCTTTGGTCATTGCATTCACATTTCAGTAGAACCGGACCAGAATTAATTTGGAAGCAGACCAAGACTCCTTGTTTGGTGTGCACAAAGGTTCAAATGGCAGTGTTCACACTTTTTCAAATGAACTGCACAAACAGAGCTATTGCACCAGAGtttgttttaatcaaaccaaacctGCTAAGTGTGAACACACCTTAAATGATCCTAATACTTACTGTACTGCACTTGTCCCAACATCTTCTCCCACACTTTAAACTTCAGGTTTCCCAGGTGTTTAGCGACATCTATAAGAGAATCTGCCACTAACACATTGGAGTCTTGAGGATTGTAAGGAACACTGCAACAGAAAATTGATCAAATACTTTACATTGACATATtcataatggaaaataaaataaaataaaataaaattaaaaataattgctttgaaacaatgtactAATTGGGGTGTTTTTTATTCTCCAGGAATATCACGATTCATgattttatcatgattctttttcatgttggttttactattttgcaagttgtctgagcagtacagccGAACTAAAttccctattttaaaaacaaagtcaaaGTGGGTGAAGATAagaatctttgtcattattttatatttgttattaaaaaataagaacaaagatacgcactacaaatacacataatatacaaataaatcaaacagtcctttatttttttaggtaCGTATTTGTAATTAGaagtagcattcaagaaatttaattaaaaaatataaaaataaaacgctATATACATCAGTtatacactgattattattaaaGCAACTGCATTAAAGAGCAGTTAGTgatatctctttgtgttttgttgttttattaacattaaagtgatagttcaagGTAGTTcgtgatagtatatatatatatatatatatatatatatatatatatatctatatatatatatatatatatatatatatatatatatatgtgtgtgtgtgtgtgtgtgtgtgtgtgtgtgcgcaactTTTTCTTTGAGATTCACCCTCATATTACCTGTCAGTGTAGCTTTTATAAGCCTAAAAGAAATGGAagaaacaacaattacaataaatattgcaaacttaaatagcaaaaattacaaaatatacttTAGAGGTAAGTGTCCCACAGGAAGCACTGCTTGTTTTATGCATTACTGTCTGGTTACCTGTAGGAACTGGATATCTTCTCTTTCTAGATCTGTCTCTTTGTTTTGGATGGTGTGCGAGAAGCTGACTATTTTATTGCTGAGATCCTCTAATTTCTCCTGTATGATTTCACTTTTCATCTCTGCTTCATCTTCCAGCATTGAGATGCGTGCCGCTTCCTCCAGCCGCAGGAAGTGATGCAACTGCTCAAAATCCTTTTTGATCAATCTCCTAGTGAGTTTGGTTTGTTCCTGGGGAAAATTTTTCAGTCAGTGTATCTCATTTAATGAGATATATAGATGAAGTTACACTATGACTTTGTTGATTGTGTTCAGTACCTTGATGAGCCGTGTTGTCCTAAGACACTCTTCCTTTTGTGTCTGGAAGGTCACTAGATCCTCCTTAAGTGGCCTTAATGAGAGCCTCACCTTTTTCTGAAAAGATGGAAACTTATGAATTAAGGTTCAGGTGTGAGAATAATGCCATATCCTACCCCCATCTAAATTCTACATCCCTTGGAACCCAAGGTAGTCAATTGTAATGGatcaaaaatgctatttttttctcttttacatgtgtgcttgtttttgtttacagatatcaagtttgtttttgtttgtttgtttgttattattattatgtagtttttttttttttttttttttttttttgtggatcatCTGACCTCATTTACTTCACCTGTGTCTCATTTTTCTCTCTATTTACATCCTCCTCATTCTCCTGTTGTCTGCCAGATTGTGTTTCCCAATACCAGTCCTGCTGTGTACTGTTTGTTAAGTCTTATCCTATTTGTTTGGTCTTGGATTACATAGCTTTTCTGATGGATTATGTGTTTCTGCCTGCCAATTTATAGTAAGTCAGTCTTTGTGATGTTTGCTTTCCTGGTTTATAAGCCCTAGTTTCCGGTCCTGTCAGCATTTGTTTATCGGCtggaagaacttttttttttttttttttttgacttgccTTTCCTGCCATTCACTGATTTGTTAAACGTATGTCTGcaaattttttcacatttattttttcaatatatagtAATTTTTGACACTTTTGAAGTCTTGAGTTACAGGATAATACAATTAACTACTACTAAAAATCTAAGGTAagtaacatgaactaacaactTACAATTAAGTTGCATCTGTTAATATGAATGGAAATGAGCTAATATGAACTAATAAGAacagtaattataaataaatatatactgttaaataataaatactgctaatgttagttaaaacattaattttaaaactttagtgtgtcattaattcattcattcattcatactgtacattcataCAGAGTCATCAGCAATGCCAGCTCCTTCAGCTCCACCCACTCATTCaaaatcaccagaattctgatgCACTTCACCTGTCAGCACCAGTCTATTCACAGTATAAAGCCACCTTCTTATCACCACCTCAGTGTCTGGTCTTGTTGTTCACTAGTGTCCGTCAACTCCCCTGGGTACTTACTTGCTCTACCTACCTGTTCATTGAATCCATCCCTCCCAACAATTTCTTCAAAACTGTCTTCCTTCCAGCTCTCTGTCTTCCTTCCACTGTGCCTCACCCTGAAAAGAAACCTCAGTGACTGTTCAGCTAAGTCTTTGCTCAAGATTATCTACTTTATTATCTCACCTTTGATCATCACTTGCTCCTCTCCTGAAGCCTGTAAATAAACTCATTTACCGTCATTTACCTGTGTTGTCTCCTTCTGTTTGCTGACAGAAAGCCagaccaaaaaaatacaaaataacacagAGTCAAGCGGTGATAAGAACCTGGACCATTTGAGCTGCAACTATTCCCCAGTGAGCAGGCTAAAATTGATTATATTCTTTTGCTCTCGTCTGGACGCGCATTGCAATGGGAACGATCCATATGGGAGACCAACGGCCTGATAACCAACTCCCTCATGGCTTTTGTCACACACTTCAAAGAGAAATCTGTCCATCAATGATCAGCTCTTCTGGTTACGCCAAGGCTAATCCACTGTGAGTGACTACGCACTGCAATTCCAGGACTCTAGTGGCAACCAGCAGCTGGAATGAGAGGGCGCTCATCACGGCATTCAGACAAGGGCTTAATGTGAATATCCATCAACAAATGGCCATTTACGATGATGTAGTGGAACTTGagaatttcattcaaaaagcCATCTGCATCTCACAACGTCTAACAGCCTGCTCATTGGACCATCCACCTGCATCTCCTCCACTCACCTACCATCTGTCGCAGCTCCAGCAATAGAGCAACTTGACTCTTACCATCTTACTCATACCGAGCGTCAATGGAGAATTAATAACGAGCTCTATCTGTACTGCGGATGAGGAGGGCATTTGATATCTGCCTGTCCTGTCCGTCCACCACACCCAGCAGTTAGTACCCTTCAGTTACAACTTATGATTATTCCATTAACTCATACTACCATGCTGGTAACCACTGTCAAAGATCTATTTCAGCACAAGCCCTGCTCAACTCGGGATCCGCCAGGAACTTCATCTTGCTGAACCTTctttgacaagaaaaaaaacatgttctcaACCTTTAAACATTTACACTATACTGGGAAAACCACTGGGCAAAGTCAAAATCCAGTACTGCTCATCGACCATCACACTCCGCATCAGTTGTCTGCATCAAGAGCCCTTCTCCTTTCTAGTGGTGTAGGGTTCAACTGCCGACATCATCCTGGGACACCCTTGGTTGACTCAACTTTCCCCTAAGGTAAAGTGGAACACTGATTAGATCCTACAATGGAGTGATGATTGCATCCAAAATTGTATATCTGTCTGAACTGTTCAGAAATCATCTGCACCTCCCATAGATCAACCATAATCATCCACGACAAGGAAGGTCAAAAAAAAGTCCAGAACCTCGGAAGCTCCAGAGATTCCACCAGATACCAGGGTGTTCCAGGATGTCTTCAGCAAACAGGCATCCATGGAATTACCACCTCATAGGCCACGGGACAGTGCAATTGATCTGCTACCTGGGTCCATGCTACTGGAATGTAGAATTTACCCGCTGTCCATCCCAGAACAGAAGGCCATGGTGGAGGCTCCCTAACTCCCTGGAACCACTACGTGGGGCTCGCATCTTCTCCAAGCTAGACCTGCTTAGTGCATACAACCTCATTCGGATCAACAAGGGTAATGAATGGAATGGTAGTTCGAATAATAGTTATATCTATGTGCATAGCTGCTGTACACATTCAAGGTGTAAAATCATAGACAGGAATCTGTCATCGTTTTGTTGGTTTCTCCCACACAGGTAGTAACCTTTGTGGAAAAACCTATGCCAGGTGGGCTTTGAGGCACCTATGCATGTTGCTATAGCCTATAAGTTTTATTATAGCCCGAATGTTCCTTGCAACACAGGCATTGTCTGTGCAGGAATAAAGCTAGCTGAAATCAATGTTCAGCATTCGTCTTAAATTGTTGCAGCCCCACCAAGTTGGTAGCGTTTGATTAAGTTGTGTCAAAAAAATACTGACTGGGGATCAACCCCATAATGCACGTGTTAACCCCACATGCATTATGTTCATGACAGCATCAGCACCCCTGCTACAGTGGACATCCGTACTAAGTGTTGGCATGACTGTCACCATTAACCGCACAGCACGGTCAGGCTTGTCACCAGTTGCAACATTATGCAATAGTGTCTGTGTTGCTGCTGCATGCATTATTTGGCCACCAGCACACTGTGGATGTCACATATTCCAGGGTAAACATTGGTAAGTGATAGTGCCGTCACCTATCCTTGCTTGTGCAACTTGCTCTTATAGCTGCCATGCCACTGAGCTAATGAGGTCTTTTAATTTGTGAAGTGTTTTTAGATGGTCTTGAGAGGGAACGTCTCCGGTTACctaatgtaacctcggttccctgagagtagggaatgagacactgcgtgcGCTGCTGTGCTACATAGCTCAGAGTCTTTATCAGCTGCAATCTGcttcagggaaccgaggttatgttagGTAACAGGAGACGTTTTatgtttcaaacagagatggcaatAGAGAGGCAAAAGTTACATACTGCAGCTTTAACTAAtaggacattatttttttaagtaccaaaaataaataaataaacaaataaataaaatactcatGATTTGAccttttaaactgtttttgaggatgcaaaatacacaaataaacaagtACTGTTTCAGCTTGATCTAGTGTACTTACAATAATCATTGCATAAGCATCTATTTGCTTGAAATTGAATGTTTTACCAGACCTTAAGTTCTTGGGCAGCTTCCTCCAGTGGAATAATTTGATGGTCCTTGTGCCTCTTAGATCGCTGACAAACCATACACAAAGCCTCCTGGTCATCCTcgcagaagaagaagaatctcTTTCTATGCACAGTACAGCGCTCCTCTGGACTCTGTGTTGATTCCCTTTCTTGACTCTCT
This window contains:
- the LOC109072033 gene encoding zinc-binding protein A33-like produces the protein MAYRASFSEEDLHCPVCFELFTNPVVLECSHSFCKTCIDSCWNGQFKRICPVCRTPCLSERPPASLVLRNIVESFRVGQRPSLERTEQSREESQERESTQSPEERCTVHRKRFFFFCEDDQEALCMVCQRSKRHKDHQIIPLEEAAQELKKKVRLSLRPLKEDLVTFQTQKEECLRTTRLIKEQTKLTRRLIKKDFEQLHHFLRLEEAARISMLEDEAEMKSEIIQEKLEDLSNKIVSFSHTIQNKETDLEREDIQFLQAYKSYTDSVPYNPQDSNVLVADSLIDVAKHLGNLKFKVWEKMLGQVQYSPIIMDPNTAAKWLKLSEDLTSVHYGELQSDIPDNPERFDLCVCVLGNETLGAGVYCWEVEVGNKTKWDLGVVMESVSHQGILNVNSECGFWALALREGGQYSASTKPWTTLYVKRKPHRIRVCLNNNNKEISFYDPLDMTHIYTFSRLPTKKLIPFFSPCVSDQGRNTEPLRVVPLKVAVTITSELAD